In Nostoc sp. GT001, a genomic segment contains:
- a CDS encoding glycosyltransferase family 39 protein has protein sequence MHHLKFAPSWLRFLTIFLLTMGILFRFSNLDGKVFWQNEVYASLRISGYTINEAKQQLFNNRVIGKESFAQFQGANPEKSLNDTIMSLAKQDSQHPPLYYIIARLWMEIFGNSVTAIRSLSACISLLVFPCVYWLCRELFNVPLSVSGVAMPAAGVAIALMAISPTHLVYAQEAQEYILWLVTILLSSASLLRAIRLEDELAKERQKPDLFAIWSIYAVTLAISLYTFLWSAFVAFAHGIYVMITAKFQFTETVRSYLLASLVGFLAFMPWITVVIGDFFQFLISADKTTAQSDLIPILPFLLMQLSRIFFDIDLSSENSLGYLIGLAFLSLVGYSIYFLCQSTNYKIWSFIITLIVVPALPLILPDLIIGSIRSSTEAYLIPSYLGIQLAVAYLLTTQLYNGRGSRRSFWHIIMALVIICGLISSKVSSQAETWWNKGMNYGNPQVAQIINQSNRPLLISDALSNNYGHVFSLSYLLEPKVRFLLVNNQKIPKIPDGFSDVFLLNPSEAWGKSIEKKYKFKTDIVYSDNYYSIWKLAKTRNLRRRNISPNNQLSAELSTRQIILQ, from the coding sequence ATGCACCATCTCAAATTTGCTCCGAGTTGGTTGCGGTTTTTAACTATCTTCTTATTGACGATGGGTATATTGTTTCGTTTTTCTAATCTTGATGGTAAAGTTTTCTGGCAAAATGAAGTTTATGCCTCATTGCGAATTTCTGGTTACACGATTAATGAAGCGAAACAGCAACTTTTTAATAATCGTGTGATTGGCAAAGAAAGTTTTGCTCAGTTTCAAGGTGCAAATCCAGAAAAAAGCTTAAATGACACAATTATGTCTTTGGCAAAACAAGATTCTCAGCATCCACCGTTGTATTACATCATAGCCAGATTGTGGATGGAAATCTTTGGTAATTCGGTGACAGCGATTAGAAGTTTATCAGCCTGTATTAGTTTGCTGGTTTTCCCTTGTGTTTATTGGCTATGCCGAGAATTATTTAATGTGCCATTATCGGTTTCTGGTGTTGCGATGCCTGCGGCGGGCGTAGCCATCGCACTCATGGCTATCTCTCCAACTCACCTAGTATACGCCCAAGAAGCACAAGAATATATTCTTTGGTTAGTCACCATTTTACTATCCAGTGCGTCTCTGCTGCGAGCCATACGGCTAGAAGATGAGCTAGCAAAAGAACGACAAAAACCCGACTTGTTCGCTATTTGGAGTATTTATGCAGTCACCTTAGCCATTAGTCTTTATACATTTCTTTGGAGTGCATTTGTAGCATTTGCTCACGGAATTTATGTGATGATAACTGCCAAATTTCAGTTTACTGAAACTGTGAGAAGTTATCTGCTAGCATCACTAGTAGGTTTTTTAGCTTTCATGCCTTGGATAACAGTTGTAATTGGTGATTTTTTTCAATTTTTGATTTCAGCAGATAAAACAACAGCACAGTCAGATTTAATACCTATTCTCCCATTTTTATTGATGCAGTTAAGCCGGATTTTTTTTGATATAGACCTTAGCTCAGAAAATTCTCTAGGCTATTTAATTGGACTAGCTTTTTTAAGCTTAGTAGGATATTCAATTTATTTTCTTTGTCAATCAACTAACTATAAAATTTGGTCTTTTATCATCACGTTAATTGTAGTACCAGCATTACCATTAATACTGCCAGATTTAATTATTGGGAGTATACGATCGTCTACCGAAGCATATTTAATCCCATCTTATTTAGGAATCCAATTAGCTGTTGCCTATCTACTAACTACGCAATTATATAATGGGAGGGGATCGCGTCGGAGCTTTTGGCACATAATCATGGCATTAGTGATTATTTGTGGTTTGATTTCTTCTAAGGTGAGTTCACAGGCAGAAACTTGGTGGAATAAGGGTATGAATTATGGCAATCCCCAAGTTGCCCAAATCATTAATCAGAGTAATCGTCCACTTTTGATTAGTGATGCTTTGAGTAATAATTATGGTCATGTCTTTTCTTTAAGCTATCTTTTGGAACCAAAAGTGCGATTTCTGTTGGTGAACAATCAAAAAATTCCTAAAATTCCTGATGGGTTTAGTGATGTGTTTTTACTTAATCCTTCAGAGGCTTGGGGTAAAAGCATAGAAAAAAAGTATAAATTCAAGACAGATATTGTTTATAGTGATAACTATTATTCAATCTGGAAATTGGCTAAAACTCGTAATTTGCGGCGA